The region AGTATGGATGACATTAGTGACGGGATTGCCAGTGAAGCCAATGAAATAGCTAGTGCCAGCCAAGTTGGCATTAGGCTTTATGCCGGACAGATACCGCTTGCTGCTGAACTTAAAGAAGCGGCGGCTAAACTGGGGAAAACACCGCTTGATTACGCCCTGTACGGAGGCGAAGACTTTCAGTTGGTGTTTACCATGGAGCCGGGCAAATATGCGGCGCTGTTAGCGGCTAATCCGGAATTGCCGGTGACAAAAGTCGGCGAAGTGGTTGACGCTGGCGAAGGCGTAACGCTTGTTGATCAAGCCGGTCAGGTTCAAACGCTGAAAGCCAGAGGGTATAACCATTTCCGACAGGAGGATTAATTCTATGCTAGTGTTCAAAACAGCATCACCGGACGAAACTTATGAACTGGGGCAAGAAGTAGCCAGAGTGCTGAAACCTGGTGATGTTTTATGCTTATCCGGCAATCTCGGGACAGGCAAGACGCTGCTAACCCAGGGAATTGCCGCCGGGCTTAACGTGACTGACGCGGTTGCCAGTCCGACTTTTACGGTGCTTAATGTTTATCAGGGAATGGCTGATGGGGGCCAGGAATTGTCGATATACCATTTTGATTTGTACCGCCTGGAACATCCGGCTGAGCTTGCTGATATCGGTTTTGACCATTATATTGGAGCCGGTGGCGTCGCCATTATTGAGTGGCCGGAAAAATTCCTCGAGTTTTTGCCGGAAGAACGCCTGTGGCTGACACTAAAGCCTGGCGATTCGCCAAGTGAAAGGGTTATCTGCCTTAAGGATGAGGGAGCTCGGTATAGAGAGATTTGTGAGGAGTTGAAACAGTTTGCCCATTCTTGCTATCGATACAGCAACCCTTGTGTCTAGTGTGGCTATTGCTACGGCAGATACGCTGGTGGCTGAACTTACCATTCAGACGCGTAAAACTCATTCTGAGCACTTGATGCCGCATATTGCCAGTTTGTTAACCATGGCTGAGACGCCGCAAAACAGTCTTAAGGCCATTGCCGTAAGTATTGGCCCAGGCTCATTTACAGGCCTCAGGATTGGCTTGGCGACAGCTAAGGCGTTGGCTTATGCGCTTACTGTTCCGCTTATCGGTGTGCCTACTTTGGCTGCGCTGGCTTTTGCCTGTCCGGCTCCGGGGGTGCTTTTAGCCCCCATGCTGGATGCCCAGAAAGGCAACATTTATCTAGGGCTTTATGAATGGCGGGACGGCATTATGCATGAAACCCAGCCACCGCGGGTAGTGGCTTTTTCCGAGGCGCAGGCCGGACTTGCCGGTATGGGTAGGCCTGTCATTATGCTCGGAGAAGCGGCTGTTATGCATAAGTCGGAAATTAATAATCCTGCGCCGCCCCATGTCATTATACCCCGTGCCGGCAGTGTGGCTGTCATGGCCCAGTACATGTATGCCCAAGGCATAAGACATGACGTTGCTACTTTAGAGCCGCTCTACATCCGCCGCTCAGAAGCCGAGGAACTATGGGAACGACGGCAGGCTCAGGGGTGCCGGTGATGGCAGACTTAATCATCAGGCCGATGAAACCTGAGGACATTGATGCTGTGCTGAAAGTCGAAGCCAAGGCGTTTGCTACGCCTTGGTCGCGCGCCGCTTTCGAAGAAGAAATCTGTAATAACGACCTGGCGCATTATCTGGTAGTTGTGGATAACGGCCAGGTCGTTGGTTATGGTGGCTTGTGGATAGTTCTGGATGAAGCCCATGTCACCAACATTGCTCTGCTGCCTGAATACCACGGCCAAGGACTGGGCTCGCTGCTCTTAGAGCACATGGTTCTTACTGCTAAAAGTCTGGGTGCGGTCAGTATGACACTTGAGGTCAGGCCATCCAATACGGCGGCTCGTAAGTTATACTCCCGTCGCGGTTTCGTTGAACGCGGCGTTAGACCTAATTATTATCAGGAGCTCGGCGAAGACGCGTTAATCATGTGGCTGGACAAATTATAAAAAAAGCGGGGGCCACGGACAGATTCGCGGCCCCCAATAGGGTGATTGTGTAAATAAAATATGCGTAAAAGCGCAAAAGGGTGACAAAGCGACAGGGCGGCCATAGCCGCCCTGTGCTTTAAAATCTATTGGAGAGTAGATTCATACTGCTCGATCATTCTACGAACCATATGACCGCCTACACGACCGCAGTCGGCAGAAGTCATAGTGGACCAACCTTGGCTACGAACGCGCTCGGAAATACCTAACTCGTTGGCAACTTCCATTTTCATGCGGTCAAGAGCGTTTTCAGCAGCCGGATTTACAGGTTTATTCGAGCGTGCCATTACTATACACCTCCTTTCGCGGACTACATGTTGCTGTCCTTGGTTTTAATTTGTCTCAGTTTGAGGATTAAAATACATCTTTATCTCATGTAATAATTAGCAGATACATTATGGAGGTCAATCCTTATGACGCAAAAATTAATCCTGGCTTTGGAAACAAGTTGTGACGAGACGTCGGCTGCCGTTGTCGCTGGCGGGCGTACAATCTTAGCGAATATTATTTCGTCGCAAGTGCCGACACATCAAAAATTTGGTGGGGTTGTGCCTGAAATTGCGTCCCGTAAACATATTGAAAATGTTATTCCCGTTGTTGACCAAGCGTTAGCTGAGGCTGGAACAATACTAGCCGATATAGAAGCCATCGGCGTTACATGTGGTCCGGGGTTGGTAGGCGCGTTGCTCGTCGGAGTGGCTACCGCCAAAGCTTTAGCTTTTGCCTTAAATAAACCACTGATTGGTGTCAATCATCTGGAAGGGCATATTTTTGCCAACTTCCTGGCCCATCGTGATTTGGAGCCACCCTTTGTGGCGCTTGTGGTATCCGGTGGCCACACTTCATTGGTTTACTTAAAAGATTACAATGATTTAGTTCTGTTAGGCCAGACCCGCGATGATGCTGCCGGTGAAGCTTTTGATAAAATTGCCCGGGTAATGAACTTTCCATATCCGGGCGGCCCACATATTGATAATGCCGCTAAACAGGGAAATCCGGCCGCAATCCCGTTTCCCCGCGCGTTTGCTGTCCAGGAGGGGGAAAATAAATTTGCTTTTAGTTTTAGCGGGCTTAAATCAGCTGTTTTAAATTATTTGAACAACGCTGCACAGCGAGGTGAGCCGGTTAGCATTCCTGATGTCGCGGCCAGTTTCCAGGCAGCAGTTGTTGACGTATTGGTCATGAAGACACTGGCAGCAGCTCAGCATACCGGTGTCGAACAGCTTGTTCTGGCTGGCGGGGTTGCGGCCAATTCTTCGCTAAAAGCAACCTTAGCTTCCCAAGCTGGCGAACAGGGGCTAAAACTGTTTTATCCACCTCCTGTGCTTTGTACTGACAACGCAGCCATGATTGCCTGTCGTGCTTACTATCAGCATTTAGCCGGCGATTATGCTGATCTCAACCTTAATGCCATACCTTCTTTGAAATTCGGTCGAATTGGATGTGGACAACAATAAAGTGACAATTGTGGATAATGTGGGTAAGTACCTGAAAAAGGCCGTTGGCGCCCTGCTAAAACGACAATGCTGTTGTGCATAACTCTGTGGATATTGTGGATAACTGCGGGGATAATGTTAGAATGAGTGTGAATAGAGATTATTAGGTGTAACTTTGTAAATTTAAGACCAGATAACAAGGAATTTTTAAGGTGGCAGTTGAATACATAGAAGATTAGCAAGCTTGTTTTATTTGCGGGATTGGGGGAAAGGGTATAAATGGGTGTAACCGCTGATATCTGCCGGAAAATAACGGCGCTAACTCCAAGTCAGACGGAAGTTGTTGATAATGCAGCAAGCGTTCTGGGGTTGGCTGCTGATTTAGCCCATGCGCAAGTTACCTTGTATGCTCCGGCCCGTAATGAGAACTTTTTGACCATTGTCGCCCAGGCGAAGCCAAATACTAGCTATATTGACTTTAAGTCCAATATTCTGGGGAGCGCCGTCCAGTCGAGCGAAGAACCGCTGGTATGGCGGACGCTTGTTTCCGGTACAAACATTGCAGGCCAGCGGGAATGGGAGTTGGGAATGGACGCGCTGGAAATGCGGGTTTACCCCATCAAAGACACCACCGGTCGGGTTATTGCCGCAGCCAGTTTTGAAACCAGCAGCCAGGAGGCCAGCGCCGACGGTCATGGAATGTTAGTGGAAACAGCTTATATGCTTCTTACTATGGCAGCGGCCAGCGGGCCGCTGGGCCGGAAAATTTATCGGCCGCTTGGCACTAGAGATGGCATTGTTATTATTGATGAGCGCAGCCATATTATTTTTGCTAATTCGGCTGCCGACGGCATTTATAAAGTGCTCGGCATCAACCGGATTATCGGCCGGCGGCTCTCTGACCGTCAAGTTAATATGAAGTTGGCGCAGCAGGCATTGTCCACAGGTCAACCACTCGAAAAGGAAATTGAAGCCGGTAACATGATTTTGGTGCAACGGGCCATTCCGATTTTTGTCGGCGGTCTGGCGGTCCGGACAGTATTTATTATTGCCGATGTTACCGAAATCAGAAAAAAAGAAAAGGAACTGCTGGTAAAATCAGCAGTGATCCAAGAGATACACCACCGGGTCAAAAATAATCTCCAGACCATTGCCAGTTTGCTCAGACTGCAGGCTCGGCGCACTAAAACTCCTGAAGTTAAAGCGGCACTCCGCGAAAGTGTTAACCGGATTTTGAGCATATCGGTGGTGCACGAATTTTTGTCGCAGCAGGACCGGGAATTTATTGATGTAGCCGAAGTAACTAAAAACATTCTTGACTTGGTTATTCAAAATATGCTTGAACCTGATTTTAACATTGAAACGGTACTCAATGGTCAGACCGTTATTCTACCGTCCGAACAGGCGAGTAGTTTAGCCTTGGTAATCAACGAGCTTATTCAAAACTCCATCGAACATGGCTTTGTCGGACGTAAAGAAGGTTTGATCGGTGTGGATATTGCGACCACACCGGAAGCATATCAGATAGATATCTATGACGATGGTATTGGTCTCCCTAAGGATTTTAGCTTGCAAAATACCAACAGTCTGGGATTACAGATAGTCCGGACGTTGATAGAAAATGACCTCGGGGGGAAATTCCGCCTGTTTTCCCGTGCCGGAACCCATGCCTTTATTACTATTCCCCGGCTGATGGAAGGCGTTAAAGAGGCGAAGGAGGAGTAACATGGACGCTTTACGGATAGTAGTTGCTGATAATGAGTCAATTATAAGGATGGACCTAAAAGAGTTATTGGAGGAAGCCGGACATAGTGTGGTTGGGGAAGCACCCGACGGAGTGAAAGCAGTGGAACTGGCCCGTAAGTACCGTCCTGACCTTGTTATCATGGATATAAAGATGCCTGAGATGGACGGCATCACGGCTGCTAAAATAATTTCTAACGAAAAACTCGCTCCGGTGCTCCTATTAACGGCTTTCAGCCAGAAAGAGATTGTTGAAAAAGCCAAGGATTCTGGCGTACTGGCTTATTTGGTCAAGCCGGTCAAAGAAGCCAACTTGTTTCCTGCTATGGAAATTGCTTTGTCAAGGTTTCAAGAGTTTGCCGAACTGGAACGGGAACTGGAAGAAGTTAAGAATTCACTGGAAACCAGAAAAGTGCTTGATCGCGCCAAAGGGATTTTAATGGATGCTTACAGTCTGACTGAAAGCGAAGCCTACCGGCGTATTCAGCAATATAGCATGAGTAAACGAAAATCAATCCGGGAAGTGGCTGCCGCCATTGTTGAATCAGCTACTCGTAAAAGATAAAGAAAGACTTAGCTTTAGGTGGGGTTTTTACCCCATCTGAAGCTAAGTTGAACTTATCCAGGGACTTAGCCGCTCTTAACTCCCGCTTATAGAAGGCGGGAGTCTTAGAGCGGCTTGATCATCGGATAAAAATTTTGCATCAGGACAGAGGCTGCTATAGCCGATGTCCTGACTTTTTTTACCTTTTAAAAAAAATTACATATTTTTTAGCTAAATGCTCTTGATTTTTGCAAGCGAATTTTATATTATAAATTATGGAATTAGCACTCAACTTTAGTGAGTGCTAACAAAACAGTTAAAATATAACACACTATAAAGGGAGGTTCTTAACATGATTAAGCCATTAGGCGACAGAGTAGTAATCGAAGCTTTGGCAAAGGAGGAAGTTACCAAGAGCGGTATTGTTCTTCCCGACACTGTCAAGGAGAAGCCGCAAGAAGGTAAAATTGTGGCTGTTGGTTCAGGCAAAACTCTGGATAATGGCCAAAAGGTTGCCTTAGACGTTAAGGTTGGTGACAAAATTATTTTCTCCAAATATGCCGGCACCGAAGTTAAAGTTGAGGGCAAAGAGTACCTCATCATCAGTGAAAGAGACATCCTTGCTATAATTGAATAATCGGCAAATAAGAAAACGAAAGGTAGGTAATACATAATGGCTAAGCAAATTCTGTTTGACGAAGAAGCCCGCCGGGCGCTCGAAAGAGGCGTAAATGCTCTGGCTAATGCTGTTAAAGTAACTTTAGGACCTAAAGGCCGCAACGTTGTGCTTGATAAAAAGTTTGGCGCTCCAGCAATTACCAATGACGGCGTAACCATCGCCCGTGATATTGAGCTGGAGGATCCGTTTGAAAATATGGGTGCGCAACTGGTTAAAGAAGTTGCCACCAAAACGAATGACGTAGCCGGTGACGGTACTACCACCGCTACTCTTTTGGCTCAAGCTATGATTCGCGAAGGCATGCGTAACGTTGCAGCCGGCGCTAACCCCATGATCCTGAAAAAGGGCATTCAAAAAGCTGTTGATGTGCTTGTTGAAGAAATCAAGAAAAGCGCCAAGAAAGTTGAAACCAAGGACGCTATTGCTCAAGTTGCCTCCATTTCGGCTGCAGACGAAGAAATTGGCAAGCTGATTGCCGAAGCTATGGAAAAAGTCGGTAAAGACGGCGTTATTACCGTTGAAGAGTCCAAAACCATGGGCACCGACCTCGAAGTTGTTGAAGGTATGCAATTTGACCGTGGCTACATTTCTCCGTATATGATTACCGACACGGATAAAATGGAAGCAGTCCTGAACGATCCATACATTCTTATCACTGACCGCAAGATCGGTGCTGTTGCCGACCTGTTGCCGGTACTGGAAAAAGTTGTTCAGCAAGGCAAAGAACTGCTCATTATCGCTGAAGATGTTGAAGGCGAAGCCTTGGCTACGCTGGTTGTCAACAAACTCCGCGGCACCTTCCGCGCTGTAGCTGTTAAAGCTCCTGGTTTCGGTGATCGCAGAAAGGCTATGCTTGAAGATATTGCCATTATCACCGGCGGTGCTGTTATCACTGAAGAATTGGGCCGCAAACTTGACAGCGTACAACTGTCCGATCTGGGCCGTGCGCGTCAAGTGCGCGTATCTAAGGAAGAAACCACTATTGTTGACGGCAATGGTCAAGCCGACGATATCAAAAAGCGTGTTAACCAAATCCGCGCTCAAATCGAAGAAACTACTTCCGACTTTGACAAAGAAAAACTGCAAGAGCGTCTGGCCAAACTTGCTGGTGGCGTAGCTGTTATCCAAGTCGGCGCTGCTACCGAAGTTGAACTCAAAGAAAAGAAACTGCGCATTGAAGACGCCCTTAACGCAACGCGCGCTGCTGTTGAAGAAGGTATTGTTGCCGGTGGCGGCACCACCTTCATCGACATTCAAGCTAGCTTAGACAACTTGAAGCTTGACGGCGACGAACAAACCGGTGTTCAAATCGTAAAACGCGCCATCGAAGAACCGGTACGTCAAATTGCCAATAACGCTGGTTTGGAAGGTTCGGTCGTTGTCGAGAATGTTAAGAAAGTCGGCAAAGGTATGGGCTTCAACGCTCTGACCGAAGAATATGTAGACATGATTGCTGCTGGTATTGTTGACCCAGCCAAAGTTACCCGCTCGGCACTGCAGAACGCTGCCAGCATCGCGGCTATGGTTCTTACCACCGAAACTCTTGTCGCTGATAAGCCTGAAAAAGAGGCTGGTGCTGCTCCTGGCGGTATGGGCGGCATGGGTGGTATGGGCGGCATGGGCGGCATGATGTAATCAGAGCCTAGAACCCCATAAAATCCGGGCTTTCTGGTAGCCGAAAAAGTCAATTGACCACATTTTGACCACATAGATGATCGTTTTATAAGAGGTTGCTCATTAAGTTGCTGAACTTTTGAGCAGCCTCTTTTTTCATGTCTTTAGTGACGTGTAAATATACCGTCCTTGTAACTTCATCGTCAGAGTGTCCTAGTCGTTCCATAATTTCTTCTAAACCGACTCCAGCTTCGGCAAGTAGGGAAGTATGAGTATGGCGCAGGGAATGAGGTGTTAAGTCCTGATTTAATCCTGATATGCGTAAAAGCCTGGCCATGCGGTTTTCTATTAACTTGATATACATAGGAGAAAATACCCGTATATAAAATGGGGCGATTGAGACTATAGTCTCATTTCATAATGTTGCATAAACCGCTTTCCTGCCGCATACATACTACTGTAGTTGCGGAAGGAGGGAAACCATATGATTATCAACCTGCGCCGCCTGTTTTATCACCGGAACATTTTTTACAGCATTGTCGGCCTGTTTGCGATATCGGCCATGTATGTGCAAATATCAGGGCTTATTAGCGGCGGTCCAATTGCTATTGCCGGTACACGCACTGATCAAAAAGTTGTAGCGCTTACTTTCGATCATTCCTGGGGTAATAAGTTTACGCCGTCGATACTAGATACTCTGCAAAAAAATGACGTGAAATCGACTTTTTTTATCATGGGGCCATGGGCCAAGAAATACCCGGAAGTTGCCCAGCGCATGGTTAAAGATGGACATGAGATTGCCAGCCATGGTTACCGGCATGAGAACTATGGCGACATGACGCCTGAATGGGTGAAGGAAGATATAACTAAAGCCCATGAGCAGATTAAAGAAGTAACTGGTGTGGAACCCCGGCTGCTTCGTCCACCTAACGGCCACTATAGCCAAAAATCGTTACAAGTGACTGATGAACTGGGCTACCGGACAATTATCTGGAATGTAGATTCATTAGACTGGAAGAATCCCGGCAGAGACGTAATTGTTGAGCGGGTCGTGAAACGCCTTAAACCTGGTGCCATTATTTTGATGCATGCGTCAGACACACCGGTACAGACTGCCGATGCGCTGCCCATTCTTATTGACAAAATTAAAGCCGAGGGGTACAAATTTGTTACTGTAGGTGAACTGCTGGAAAATTATAGTGAGAAAGGTATTCAAAGACATTAAACAGACTGAGATTGCCACGTTGTCGCTCGCAATGACCGGAGAGGGAAACCTACTTCTTGACGTCATTACGGAACGCCGGTAAGGCAATCTCAGTTTTTTTTGAGGTATTTTTTTTTCTGGCAGGATTATGGTGATATATAGCGAAATTTACAAGATTGCATAAACTTCCAAACTTATGCCGATAACTAATTTTGCCGACAACTTTGCAAGTATGATTAAGGAAGCTTAAAAAATACATGACGGAGAAGTCGATGATACAGAATGAACAAATAAAATTGGGACATATTGATTTTATTAACTGTCTGCCATTGACTCACGGTCTTAAGCAGGGTGGATTTGCTCAGGGCCTTGATATTGTGGCCGGCCCGCCGTCAATGCTTAATCAACTGGCTGTGGACGG is a window of Sporomusaceae bacterium ACPt DNA encoding:
- the tsaE gene encoding tRNA threonylcarbamoyladenosine biosynthesis protein TsaE produces the protein MLVFKTASPDETYELGQEVARVLKPGDVLCLSGNLGTGKTLLTQGIAAGLNVTDAVASPTFTVLNVYQGMADGGQELSIYHFDLYRLEHPAELADIGFDHYIGAGGVAIIEWPEKFLEFLPEERLWLTLKPGDSPSERVICLKDEGARYREICEELKQFAHSCYRYSNPCV
- the tsaB gene encoding tRNA threonylcarbamoyladenosine biosynthesis protein TsaB translates to MPILAIDTATLVSSVAIATADTLVAELTIQTRKTHSEHLMPHIASLLTMAETPQNSLKAIAVSIGPGSFTGLRIGLATAKALAYALTVPLIGVPTLAALAFACPAPGVLLAPMLDAQKGNIYLGLYEWRDGIMHETQPPRVVAFSEAQAGLAGMGRPVIMLGEAAVMHKSEINNPAPPHVIIPRAGSVAVMAQYMYAQGIRHDVATLEPLYIRRSEAEELWERRQAQGCR
- the rimI gene encoding [Ribosomal protein S18]-alanine N-acetyltransferase; amino-acid sequence: MADLIIRPMKPEDIDAVLKVEAKAFATPWSRAAFEEEICNNDLAHYLVVVDNGQVVGYGGLWIVLDEAHVTNIALLPEYHGQGLGSLLLEHMVLTAKSLGAVSMTLEVRPSNTAARKLYSRRGFVERGVRPNYYQELGEDALIMWLDKL
- the sspC2 gene encoding Small, acid-soluble spore protein C2 — translated: MARSNKPVNPAAENALDRMKMEVANELGISERVRSQGWSTMTSADCGRVGGHMVRRMIEQYESTLQ
- the tsaD_1 gene encoding tRNA N6-adenosine threonylcarbamoyltransferase → MTQKLILALETSCDETSAAVVAGGRTILANIISSQVPTHQKFGGVVPEIASRKHIENVIPVVDQALAEAGTILADIEAIGVTCGPGLVGALLVGVATAKALAFALNKPLIGVNHLEGHIFANFLAHRDLEPPFVALVVSGGHTSLVYLKDYNDLVLLGQTRDDAAGEAFDKIARVMNFPYPGGPHIDNAAKQGNPAAIPFPRAFAVQEGENKFAFSFSGLKSAVLNYLNNAAQRGEPVSIPDVAASFQAAVVDVLVMKTLAAAQHTGVEQLVLAGGVAANSSLKATLASQAGEQGLKLFYPPPVLCTDNAAMIACRAYYQHLAGDYADLNLNAIPSLKFGRIGCGQQ
- the pdtaS gene encoding putative sensor histidine kinase pdtaS gives rise to the protein MGVTADICRKITALTPSQTEVVDNAASVLGLAADLAHAQVTLYAPARNENFLTIVAQAKPNTSYIDFKSNILGSAVQSSEEPLVWRTLVSGTNIAGQREWELGMDALEMRVYPIKDTTGRVIAAASFETSSQEASADGHGMLVETAYMLLTMAAASGPLGRKIYRPLGTRDGIVIIDERSHIIFANSAADGIYKVLGINRIIGRRLSDRQVNMKLAQQALSTGQPLEKEIEAGNMILVQRAIPIFVGGLAVRTVFIIADVTEIRKKEKELLVKSAVIQEIHHRVKNNLQTIASLLRLQARRTKTPEVKAALRESVNRILSISVVHEFLSQQDREFIDVAEVTKNILDLVIQNMLEPDFNIETVLNGQTVILPSEQASSLALVINELIQNSIEHGFVGRKEGLIGVDIATTPEAYQIDIYDDGIGLPKDFSLQNTNSLGLQIVRTLIENDLGGKFRLFSRAGTHAFITIPRLMEGVKEAKEE
- the pdtaR gene encoding putative transcriptional regulatory protein pdtaR produces the protein MDALRIVVADNESIIRMDLKELLEEAGHSVVGEAPDGVKAVELARKYRPDLVIMDIKMPEMDGITAAKIISNEKLAPVLLLTAFSQKEIVEKAKDSGVLAYLVKPVKEANLFPAMEIALSRFQEFAELERELEEVKNSLETRKVLDRAKGILMDAYSLTESEAYRRIQQYSMSKRKSIREVAAAIVESATRKR
- the groS gene encoding 10 kDa chaperonin, which encodes MIKPLGDRVVIEALAKEEVTKSGIVLPDTVKEKPQEGKIVAVGSGKTLDNGQKVALDVKVGDKIIFSKYAGTEVKVEGKEYLIISERDILAIIE
- the groL gene encoding 60 kDa chaperonin, coding for MAKQILFDEEARRALERGVNALANAVKVTLGPKGRNVVLDKKFGAPAITNDGVTIARDIELEDPFENMGAQLVKEVATKTNDVAGDGTTTATLLAQAMIREGMRNVAAGANPMILKKGIQKAVDVLVEEIKKSAKKVETKDAIAQVASISAADEEIGKLIAEAMEKVGKDGVITVEESKTMGTDLEVVEGMQFDRGYISPYMITDTDKMEAVLNDPYILITDRKIGAVADLLPVLEKVVQQGKELLIIAEDVEGEALATLVVNKLRGTFRAVAVKAPGFGDRRKAMLEDIAIITGGAVITEELGRKLDSVQLSDLGRARQVRVSKEETTIVDGNGQADDIKKRVNQIRAQIEETTSDFDKEKLQERLAKLAGGVAVIQVGAATEVELKEKKLRIEDALNATRAAVEEGIVAGGGTTFIDIQASLDNLKLDGDEQTGVQIVKRAIEEPVRQIANNAGLEGSVVVENVKKVGKGMGFNALTEEYVDMIAAGIVDPAKVTRSALQNAASIAAMVLTTETLVADKPEKEAGAAPGGMGGMGGMGGMGGMM
- the xerC_1 gene encoding Tyrosine recombinase XerC; amino-acid sequence: MYIKLIENRMARLLRISGLNQDLTPHSLRHTHTSLLAEAGVGLEEIMERLGHSDDEVTRTVYLHVTKDMKKEAAQKFSNLMSNLL
- the pdaA gene encoding Peptidoglycan-N-acetylmuramic acid deacetylase PdaA, with protein sequence MIINLRRLFYHRNIFYSIVGLFAISAMYVQISGLISGGPIAIAGTRTDQKVVALTFDHSWGNKFTPSILDTLQKNDVKSTFFIMGPWAKKYPEVAQRMVKDGHEIASHGYRHENYGDMTPEWVKEDITKAHEQIKEVTGVEPRLLRPPNGHYSQKSLQVTDELGYRTIIWNVDSLDWKNPGRDVIVERVVKRLKPGAIILMHASDTPVQTADALPILIDKIKAEGYKFVTVGELLENYSEKGIQRH